The Takifugu rubripes chromosome 3, fTakRub1.2, whole genome shotgun sequence genome contains a region encoding:
- the LOC115249245 gene encoding CCN family member 3-like yields the protein MEMRLCKVRPCYTVHPAPEAGQQGQCGASYTSPGPIRLVHQGCVSTHAYRLRYCGQCSGSSCCVPHQTSTAEVTFRCLAGALIRRPVMMIHSCVCSDSCPYGPFRNPALGGFRP from the exons ATGGAAATGAGACTTTGCAAAGTGCGGCCTTGCTACACAGTTCACCCAGCCCCCGAA GCAGGGCAGCAGGGGCAGTGTGGGGCCAGCTACACATCGCCAGGCCCCATTCGGCTGGTCCACCAGGGCTGCGTCAGTACTCACGCTTACAGGCTGCGCTACTGCGGCCAGTGCAGCGGCTCCTCCTGCTGTGTACCTCATCAGACCAGCACTGCTGAGGTGACCTTCCGCTGCCTGGCGGGGGCGCTGATACGGCGGCCCGTGATGATGATCCACTCGTGTGTTTGCAGCGACAGCTGCCCCTACGGGCCTTTTCG
- the LOC115249244 gene encoding WNT1-inducible-signaling pathway protein 2-like has translation MERAWSDGLMASAVLLCVVTQVCSQLCDRPCLCPTSAPQCPPGVPLVADGCRCCPVCARQLGEPCSHRFPCDGQRGLQCDYSASFPGGPGECVGQEALGCVVNGVTYGEGQSFQPSCDTLCRCSGGGVACVPACPLDVRRPTPDCPRPQHIRLPGKCCKQWVCENLENTVIQDAITATRKTGLWPF, from the exons ATGGAGCGAGCGTGGAGTGACGGGCTGATGGCGTCGgctgttctgctgtgtgtggtgACACAG GTGTGCTCCCAGCTGTGTGACAGGCCCTGTCTCTGCCCCACCTCGGCCCCCCAGTGCCCGCCAGGAGTGCCCCTGGTGGCGGATGGCTGCCGGTGCTGCCCGGTGTGTGCCCGGCAGCTGGGGGAGCCCTGCAGCCACAGGTTTCCCTGCGACGGCCAGAGAGGCCTGCAGTGCGACTACAGTGCCAGTTTCCCCGGGGGGCCCGGCGAATGTGTCG GTCAGGAAGCGCTGGGCTGCGTGGTCAACGGCGTCACTTACGGCGAGGGCCAGTCCTTCCAGCCCTCCTGTGACACGCTGTGCCGCTgcagcgggggtggggtggcCTGTGTGCCGGCCTGCCCTCTGGATGTCCGTCGTCCCACCCCAGACTGTCCCAGACCACAGCACATTCGGTTACCGGGGAAATGCTGCAAACAGTGGGTGTgtgagaacctggagaacaccGTCATTCAGGACGCCATCACAG cCACGAGGAAAACCGGGTTGTGGCCTTTT